The Setaria italica strain Yugu1 chromosome IX, Setaria_italica_v2.0, whole genome shotgun sequence genome has a window encoding:
- the LOC101765937 gene encoding DEAD-box ATP-dependent RNA helicase 21 — protein sequence MKRSADAMTEPAKPVFLTKAERERLALERRQAAVSDQRRTALDLLQSLPRPPPPPPPGGPPPSGSNSAPRESSSSHRDSSDRDRDRDRDRDRRRDDDSRRDRDRDRERDRDDSSRRDRDRDRDRDRDRRDRDRDRDRERERDRDRERGDRGDRERDRQEKMAEREREKELDAIKEQYLGSKKPKKRVIKPSEKFRFSFDWENTEDTSRDMNTLYQSPHEARLLFGRGFLAGIDRREQKKAAAAHEKETRAELRRKAGVEDRPEDDVVDKKKAAAAEMYDAFDMRVDRHWSEKALEEMTERDWRIFREDFNISYKGSRIPRPMRKWSESKLGTELLRAIDKAGYEKPSPIQMAAIPLGLQQRDVIGIAETGSGKTAAFVLPMLSYITRLPPISEDNEAEGPYAVVMAPTRELAQQIEEETVKFATYLGIKVVSIVGGQSIEEQGFKIRQGCEIVIATPGRLLDCLERRYAVLNQCNYVVLDEADRMIDMGFEPQVVGVLDAMPSSNLKPENEDEELDEKRIYRTTYMFSATMPPAVERLARKYLRNPVVVTIGTAGKATDLITQNVIMVKEQEKMSRLQKILMDLGDKTAIVFCNTKKTADMRAKDLDKAGFRVTTLHGGKSQDQREISLDGFRNRRFNVLVATDVAGRGIDIPDVAHVINYEMPSSIDTYTHRIGRTGRAGKKGVATSFLTLENTDIFFDLKQMLIQSNSPVPPELARHEASKFKPGSIPDRPPRRNDTVFANH from the coding sequence atgaagCGCTCAGCCGACGCGATGACGGAGCCGGCGAAGCCCGTGTTCCTCACCAAGGCTGAGCGGGAGCGCCTTGCGCTCGAGCGCCGCCAGGCCGCCGTCTCCGACCAGCGCCGCACCGCGCTCGACCTCCTCCAGTCCCTGCcccggccccctccgccgccgcctccgggcgGCCCTCCCCCGTCCGGCTCCAACTCCGCTCCTCGTGAGTCCTCCAGCTCCCACCGAGACTCCTCCGACCGGGACCGGGACAGGGACCGGGACCGGgaccgccgccgcgacgacgaCTCCCGCCGCGACCGAGATCGGGATCGGGAGCGCGACCGGGACGACTCCTCCCGCCGCGACAGGGACAGGGACAGGGACAGAGACCGAGACCGGCGCGACCGCGACCGGGACAGGGATCGGGAGCGGGAGCGAGACCGGGACAGGGAGCGTGGAGACCGCGGGGACCGGGAGAGGGACCGGCAGGAGAAGATGGCGGAGCGGGAGCGTGAGAAGGAGCTCGACGCGATCAAGGAGCAGTACCTGGGGTCCAAGAAGCCCAAGAAGCGGGTCATCAAGCCCTCGGAGAAGTTCCGCTTCTCCTTCGACTGGGAGAACACCGAGGACACCAGCCGTGACATGAACACCCTCTACCAGTCGCCGCACGAGGCCCGGCTGCTCTTTGGGCGGGGCTTCCTTGCTGGCATCGACCGCCGTGAGCAGAAGAAGGCGGCAGCCGCGCACGAGAAGGAGACCCGTGCGGAGCTGCGGCGCAAGGCTGGTGTGGAGGACCGCCCAGAGGATGATGTGGTGGATAAGAAGAAGGCTGCTGCGGCTGAAATGTATGATGCATTTGACATGCGTGTGGACAGGCACTGGTCTGAGAAGGCGCTTGAGGAGATGACCGAGCGGGATTGGCGTATTTTCCGTGAGGACTTCAATATCTCCTACAAGGGTTCTCGCATACCGCGTCCAATGCGGAAGTGGAGTGAGAGCAAGCTTGGGACTGAGCTGCTTCGTGCCATTGACAAGGCTGGCTATGAAAAACCATCACCAATCCAGATGGCTGCCATTCCACTTGGTCTACAGCAGCGTGATGTTATTGGTATTGCTGAGACAGGTTCTGGCAAGACTGCAGCTTTTGTACTCCCCATGCTGTCGTACATTACCCGACTGCCACCCATAAGTGAGGATAACGAGGCTGAGGGTCCTTATGCTGTTGTCATGGCACCTACTCGTGAGCTTGCTCAACAAATTGAGGAAGAGACTGTGAAATTTGCAACCTATCTGGGCATTAAAGTTGTATCAATTGTTGGTGGTCAGTCCATTGAGGAGCAGGGTTTCAAGATTAGGCAGGGCTGTGAGATTGTAATTGCAACACCTGGCCGGCTTCTTGATTGCTTGGAAAGGAGGTATGCTGTGCTCAACCAGTGCAATTATGTAGTGCTTGATGAGGCTGATAGGATGATTGATATGGGCTTTGAGCCACAAGTTGTTGGTGTCCTTGATGCGATGCCATCAAGTAACTTGAAACCTGAGAATGAGGATGAGGAACTTGATGAGAAGAGGATCTACAGGACAACTTATATGTTTAGTGCCACCATGCCACCTGCTGTAGAGCGTCTTGCTAGGAAGTATCTCCGGAACCCAGTTGTGGTGACAATCGGTACAGCTGGCAAGGCCACTGATCTGATCACCCAGAACGTGATCATGGTGAAGGAGCAAGAGAAGATGTCACGGCTCCAGAAGATACTCATGGATCTTGGAGACAAGACAGCCATTGTGTTCTGCAATACTAAGAAGACAGCGGACATGCGTGCTAAGGATCTGGACAAGGCAGGCTTCCGTGTCACAACCCTACATGGAGGGAAGTCACAAGACCAGAGAGAGATTAGCCTTGACGGATTCAGAAACCGACGTTTCAATGTTCTTGTGGCTACTGATGTTGCAGGGCGTGGTATTGATATTCCTGATGTCGCACATGTGATTAATTATGAGATGCCTAGTTCAATTGACACATACACACATCGCATTGGAAGAACAGGACGTGCTGGAAAGAAGGGAGTAGCAACTTCATTTTTAACGCTGGAGAATACTGATATTTTCTTTGATCTGAAGCAGATGCTCATTCAGAGCAACAGTCCTGTGCCTCCTGAACTTGCAAGACATGAGGCATCAAAATTTAAGCCAGGCTCAATTCCTGATAGACCTCCAAGGAGAAATGACACAGTCTTCGCAAATCATTGA
- the LOC101766761 gene encoding peptidyl-prolyl cis-trans isomerase FKBP17-2, chloroplastic, with translation MATFLGSSPAFLARPVAKPHSISCAQPPRPPSVQNQPPPGEQPQQQSVQAQAQPAARPKRAGGADSTDWVASSLTRRFGIGAGLAWAGFLAVGVVSEQLKTRFEVAQQQANTKDVEQEQEVVLPNGIRYYELRVGGGDVPRPGDLVVIDLQGRVAGGGGEAFVDTFGEGKRPLALVMGSRPYTRGMCEGVEYVLRSMRAGGKRRVVVPPGLGFGDDGADFGEEHVQIPPGATLEYVVQVDKVSIAPA, from the exons ATGGCCACTTTCTTgggcagctcgccggcgttCCTCGCCCGCCCCGTCGCCAAGCCGCACAGCATCTCCTGCGCTCAGCCCCCGCGCCCGCCCAGCGTCCAGAACCAGCCGCCACCCGGcgagcagccgcagcagcagtccgtgcaggcgcaggcgcagccggcggcgaggccgaagCGCGCGGGTGGCGCGGACTCCACGGACTGGGTGGCCTCGTCGCTGACGCGGCGGTTCGGGATCGGCGCCGGGCTCGCGTGGGCCGGGTTCCTGGCCGTCGGCGTCGTGTCCGAGCAGCTCAAGACCCGCTTCGAGGTCGCCCAGCAGCAGGCCAACACCAA GGAcgtggagcaggagcaggaggtggtgcTCCCCAACGGCATCCGGTACTACGAGctgcgcgtcggcggcggtgacgtCCCGCGCCCCGGCGACCTGGTGGTGATCGACCTGCAAGgccgggtggccggcggcggcggggaggcgttCGTGGACACGTTCGGGGAGGGGAAGCGGCCGCTGGCGCTGGTGATGGGTTCCCGGCCCTACACCAGGGGCATGTGCGAGGGCGTCGAGTACGTGCTGCGCTCCATGAGGGCCGGCGGCAAGCGGCGGGTGGTCGTCCCGCCGGGGCTCGGgttcggcgacgacggcgccgactTCGGGGAGGAGCACGTGCAGATACCGCCCGGCGCCACGCTCGAGTACGTCGTGCAGGTCGACAAGGTGTCCATCGCGCCGGCGTGA